DNA from Amorphoplanes friuliensis DSM 7358:
CAGCCACGTCGCGTGATCTGATCATCGGCATGAATGACGCCTCCGCAGCCTTCACCGCAGCGTTCGGGAGCGAGCCCACCGGCCGGTGGGCGGCGCCCGGACGGGTCAACCTCATCGGTGAGCACACCGATTACAACGACGGGTTCGTGCTGCCCTTCGCGTTGCCGCAGCGTGTGGTGGCCGCAGCCGCCCTCTCGGACGAGCCTGGCTGGGCGGTGTGCTCGGACTTCGAGCCCGAGCCGGTGGCCTTCACGTCGACCGGGCTCGGTGCGGTCGAGGGCTGGGCGGCGTACGTGGCCGGGGTGGTCTGGGCGCTGACGGACGCGGGCTTCGACGTGCCCCCGGCCCGGATCGCGCTCACCTCGGACGTGCCGGTGGGCGCCGGCGTCTCGTCGTCGGCCGCGCTGGAGTCGGCCGTGCTCACCGCGCTGGCCGACCTGGGCGGGCTCGACCTGCCCGTCGCGGACCGTCCGGCGCTGGCGCAGCGGGCCGAGAACGTCTACGTCGGTGCGCCGACCGGGATCATGGACCAGTCCGCCTCGATCCGCTGCGAGGAGGGCCGGGCGCTGTTCCTGGACTGCCGTTCCTTGGCGGTCGAGCAGATCCCGTTCGACCTGGCAGCGGCCGGCCTGGCCATCCTGATCATCAACAGCAACGCGCCCCACCAGCACGTCGACGGCGAGTACGGCGCCCGGCGCAAGTCCTGCGAGGAGGCCGCCCGCATCCTCGGTGTGCCCGCGCTGCGCGACGTGACCCCGGACGCGCTCGACGAGGCCCTGGGCAAGCTCGACGACGACGTGATGCGCCGCCGCGTCCGGCACATCGTCACCGAGAACCAGCGGGTCCTCGACACGGTGGAGCTGCTGCGCGCCGGCCGCATCCGGGACATCGGCCCGCTGATGACCGCGTCCCACGCCTCGATGCGCGACGACTTCGAGATCACCGTGCCGGAGATCGACGTGGCGGTCGAGGCCGCCCTGGCCGCGGGCGCGTACGGCGCCCGCATGACCGGGGGCGGCTTCGGCGGGTGTGTCCTGGCGCTGATCGACGCGGCCGACGCGGACACCACCACGGCCGCGGTCGAACGCGCCTATGCGGAGCGTTCCTTCACGGCCCCGACCGCCTGGATGGCCACCCCCGGCCCCGGAGCGACCCGCCTCCCCTAGAGCCCCTCGAAGGCGGCGACGTAACGCTGGAGGTAGAGCGGCCAGCCTTCGGTGTCGTCGACGCCGTCGCGCAGGGACTGCCAGCCGGGGCCGTGCCGGTCGAGGTTGCGGTGTTCGAGCTCCACACGGGTGCGGTCCGGGGTCTCGGCGGTGAACGTGACCTCGACCTCGCTGGTCAGGTCCGGGTCCGTCTCGATCTGCCAGGTCGGGCCGATGTCCCAGCTGAACACCACCCGGTTCGGCGGGTCGAAGGCGAGGATCCGCGCCCAGCGGCACTCGCTGCCGTCCGTGCCGCGGTCGTAGATGTGCCCGCCGACCTTGGGCTCGAACACGGTCTCGGCCAGCGGGACCTGCAGCAGGTTGTGCTCGGGCGGCTTGATGTCGCCGAACCGGTCGGTGAACACGGCAAAAGCCTTCTCGAGCGGCGCGTTGATGACAACCTGCCGGCGCACCGCGGTGGGGTCTTCCTGCGTCATGGTTTCTCCTCGGTCGTGTCCTCGGCGAGGCTCTGATAGCTGTCGAGCGCCCGGCGCCAGAAGGTGTCCAGCTGATCCCTGAGCGCGGCCACGCCGGCCGGGTTGAGCCGGTAGACCCTGCGTGTCCCCTGTGCCCGGTCGGCGACGAGCCCGGCGTCCTTGAGCACCCGCAGGTGCTGGGACACGGCCTGCCGGCTGATCGGGAGCTGGTCGGCGATCTCACCGACGGCGCGGGGCCCCTCGGCCAGGCACTTCACGATGGCGAACCGGCTGGGATCGCCCAGTGCTTCCCAGCCCTGATGCTCTTTGAAAGTCGCCACTAACGAAAGCTACGACTTACGCTTCACACCGTCAAGAGTGGGTATGCAGCCCGCATGACTGTTGAGTCCGAGTCCAACCGGCCCAACGAGTTCGGATTTGCCGGCGACGGCACCGCACCCGAGCCCGACAGGACCGAGAAGCCCGTCGAGGAAGTCGACGGGGAGAAGATCGCAGTGCCGGCCGACGACCTCACGGGTGCCATCTCCAGCGGCATCGAGGAAGCCACCGGCTCCGGCGACGACAACCGCTGAGGTCAGCGCGGGACCGGCTGCGGGTCCGTGGTCGGTCCCTGCACGACCGGGCGGCCGTCGATCCAGTCGACCCGGTCGAGCCACAGCTGCCGGCCGGGGACGACGCTGCCGATCGCCTCGGGCGGCCAGGCGTGGTAGAGCAACCACGTCTCGCCCGCCGGTGTGGTGACCAGGAAACTGTGACCCGGGCCGGCCGCCGCCGGTGACGTACGCAGGATCGGGTTCTCGGACGCCTTGCGGCACGGCCCCAGTGGACTGTCGCACTCGGCGTACCCCACGGCGTAGACGTCCTTGTCGAAGGCGTTGGCCGAGTAGAAGAGGAACAGCTTGCCGTCGTGACGGACCAGCTGGGGCGCCTCGATGACATGGTCCTCCCAGGCGGCGTCGTTGGTCAGCAGGCGCACGGTCTTGCCCTCGAGAGTGCGGCCGTCCTTGCTCAGCCGACTGCCGTACAGGTGAGTCGGCCGGCCGAGCGCGTTGCCGTCGTTCTTCCAGTGGAGCCACAGGGCGCCGGACTCGTCGGCGTACGGGCTGGCGTCGATCGAGCCGCCCTCGTCCGCCTGGCAGATCAGGGGCTCGTCGGCGTCGTCCACGAACGGCCCCTGCGGCTCGGTGGCGCGGGCGACCCCGATGCATTGACGGTTCGTGGCCCGGCTGCGCGCGGTGTAGTAGAGCAGGTAACCGCCGTCGGCCGCGATGACCTCGGGCGCCCAGGTGTTGCCGGCCTCGGCCCACTTGCCGACCTCGGGCAGCACGTCACCCGCACCCGTCCAGGTGACCAGGTCGGGTGAGGTCAGGACCGGTACGTTCGCGGCCGCGTTGTTGGTGCCGTAGGCGTACCAGGTGCCGTCGACGAGGATCGCGCCCGGATCGGGGAAGTTGTCGGTGAAGACCGGGTTGGTGAAGGTCGCCACGGCCGGGGGCTCCTTTTCCGCCGGCCGGGCCGGCTCTCCGCTGCCGCCGCTGCTGCTGCATCCGGCGGCGAGCAAACACAGGGACAGGATGCCGGCGAGACGCCTCACCATCGGCTGAACCGCAGGTAGTCGAAGGCGGCGGTGACCGGAGGCTCGGCGCCGCCGTGCGCGACGAGGCCGATCCGCGGAGCCGAATCCGCCGGCAGCGTCCACACGCCACCCCAGGTCCAGGTACGCCCGTCGCGGCTCACCCCGGCCCGGTACTCGTGCTCGCCGTTGCGCGGGTCGATGCTGTGCGCCAGCCGCAACCAGGTGGTGGTGAGCCCGGGGGCGCCCACGATCGTCCCGCCGTACGACGTGGCGCCGGCGTACGGGATCTCGTGGCCGAACTCGACCTGGCGGGTGTTCCAGATCGCCACCGCGGAGAGCCGGGCGAACTCGTCGTCCCCGGCGTACGCGACGATCCCGGCCTGCTGGTAGTTGCGGACGGTGTCCTCACCCAGGTCGAGGGTCACCTTCGTCTCGGCGATCCACCGGCCGGCGGGTGCGTCGCGCAGCAGAACACCGGCGGTGTTCGAGTCGCCGGTGAGGTCGGCGTTCTGCACCGGCCAGCGCAGCGCGCCACCGGACACGGTCGCGGCGGCGTCGGGCCGCACGAAGGACCAGCCGGCGCCGAGGGCCGTGCCGCGGAAGTCGTCCGAGTACGCGTTCAGCGCCCGTCCCGGCTGTGGCACGGCGACTGCCCGGCGTACGGGATCGGCGGGCCGCCCGGCGCTCAGGTTGTCCCACTCGGCCTCGGCCGTGGCCGTGAGGCCGACGATCCCGGGACCGCGACCGTGCACCCGCGCGTCGAGCCGAACGGAGTCCAGCATCGCGGTGACCTGCCCGCCACGACGTTCGACGCTGAGGTGGCGCAACGATGTCGAGGGGGCGATGTGGGTCTGTGCCACGGTTCGGCGGCCGGACCTGATGACCAGGGTGCTGTGCTCTGCGCGTACCGAGAGGGTGTCGATGGTGAGACCGGCCGGGCCGCGGAGGTCGGCCTCGACGCGGAGGTCTCCCGGCAGCGGCTTGCGGGCGACCAGCGTGCCCTGGCCGCGCAGGCGACCGTCGGCGACCGCCCAGCGACCGTCGACGACCTGCCAGGTGCGGGCGGAGAGCGTGTCGAAGCGGTCCTGCAGCGGCGTGCGGGTGACCGGCTCGGTGACCAGCCGATCCGATGCCCAGGCGCCGGCGCGGACGGTCGGCCAGCCGTCGATCCAGTCGAGACGGTCGAGCAGCATCGGCCGCTCGTTGATCCCGAACGGCTCGTCGAGGTACGGGTCGGCCCGGTCGATCGCGTGGTAGGCGAGCCAGTCCTGCCCGGCCAGATCGGTGATCAGGCCGTTGTGGCCGGTGCCGACCCAGCGGTTACCGTTCGGCGCGATGACCGGTGTGCCACCGGCGCGGGAGACGTCCAGCCGCAGGCCGTCGCGGTCGGTGAAGGGTCCGCGCGGGCTCCGGGAGCGACCGGCGGACACCGAGTAACCGGTGGTCGGGCCCGCGCAGCAGTTTGCGGACGAGGCGAAGAGGTAGTACCAGCCGTCGCGGCGCACGACGTAGGCGCCCTCGAACTTGTTGTCGATGGCGACGCGGGTGGGCGTACCGGTGATGCGCAGGCCGTCCGCGCTCAGCTCGCTGACCCAGATGCCGCCGAAGTAGCTGCCGTAGTAGAGGTACTGGCGGCCGTCCGGAGTGGTCAGCTGGGCCGGGTCGAACGTCCACAGCCAGCCGCCGTCGCCGCTGGGCCGGGGCGCGACGACGGGCTCGTCGGCGAAGGTCCACGGTCCGGCCGGGGTCGGCGCGGTGGCCGCCCCGATCGCGGAGGCGCCCGGTGCCACGGTCGTCTCGGTGACGGTGACGTACATGATCCAGTGGTCGCCGGACCGGCGGACGTCCGGCGCCCAGAAGACGGCATTCTCGGCGGCAAAAGCCGGCCGCTGTCCCGCGGTGAAGGCGTCACCCAGGTAGGTCCACGAGGTCAGGTCGCTCGACCGGGCCGTCGGGATCCGGTGGGCCACCTTCTCGCCCTCCCGCAGCGGATCGGTGGTCCCGTAGGCGTACCAGTAGCCGTCGTCGCCCCGCAGAACCATCGGGTCGGCGAACGTGTCGGCGAACGAGGCCGAGACGGGGTTCGCGCGGGCCGGTGCGGGGGTGAGCAGGAGTAAGACCGCGGCCAGCGCCGCCGTGAACCGTCGCATGGGATCAGCCCTTCAGGCCGGACCGGGAGACACCTTCGATGATGTAGCGCTGGCTGATCACGAACAGGATCAGCACCGGGATGCTGGCCAGCGCGGCGCCGGCCATGATCACCGGATAGTTGATGCTGTACGCGCCCTGCAGCTGCCCGAGACCGGGCGGCAGCGTGTAGTTCTCGGGGCTGAACAGCACGTAGACCGGCCAGATGAAGTCGTTCCAGTTGGACAGGAAGCTGATCACCGCGAGGGTGGCCAGGGCCGGCTTGGAGAGCGGCAGGATCACCTTGGTGAAGATCTGCCACGCGTTGGCGCCCTCGATGACCGCGGCCTCCTCGAGCTCCTGGGGCAGGCCCTGGAAGAACTGCCGCAGGAAGAAGACGCCGAAGGCGCTCGCCGCCCCGGGCACGATCAGCGCCCACAGGCTGTCCAGCCAGCCGAGCCGGTCGATGATCAGGAAGTTCGGGATGATCAGCGTGAAGATCGGGATGAACAACGTCCCGATGATCATGGCGAAGATGACGTTCTTGCCGCGGAAGTTCATCCGGGCCAGCGCGTAGGCGGCGGTCGAGGCGACAAAGAGCACCAGCAGGGCCTGCCCGCTGGCGGCCAGCAGGCTGTTGAGGAACCACCGCAGCACCGGCGCCTGCGTGTTGCCACCGAACAGTTCGGCGTACGCGCCGGTGGTCGGGTCCTCGGGCAGGATCGACGGCGGGATGCGGGTGGCCTCACCCGCGGTCTTGAGCGAGGTGGTGAGCATCCACACCAGCGGCGCGATGAAGACGAGGCTGAGCCCGCCGAGCAGGGTGTACCAGGCGATACCGCGGAGTCGGCCCATGATCAGTCCTTCGTCCGGAACAGCCGGAAAATCGTCATGCTGATGATGAGCAGGGCCAGGGTGAGCAGGTAACTCATCGCGGACGCGCTGCCCATGCGGTACCCGCGCAGGCCCTCCTCGGCGATGTACATGATCGCCGTGCGGGTCTCCACACCCGGTGCGCCCTGGGTGATCAGGTACGACTGGCCGAACATGTTGCTCGACGCCAGCACGGTGTTGATCACGACGAAGAGCAGGACCGGCCGCAGCCCCGGCAGGGTCACGTGACGGAACTCCGCCCAGCGCCCGCCACCGTCCACCTTGGCCGCGTCGTAGAGCTCCCGCGGGATGTCCTGCAGACCGGCGAGGTAGATGACCGCGTTGAAGCCGAGCGTCCACCACACGGTGACCCCGACCAGCGAGATCCAGGCCCAGGGCAGACCTGTCGTCCACGCCGTGTCGTCGGGCAGACCGATCGCACCCAGCAGGCTGTTGA
Protein-coding regions in this window:
- the galK gene encoding galactokinase, which produces MNDASAAFTAAFGSEPTGRWAAPGRVNLIGEHTDYNDGFVLPFALPQRVVAAAALSDEPGWAVCSDFEPEPVAFTSTGLGAVEGWAAYVAGVVWALTDAGFDVPPARIALTSDVPVGAGVSSSAALESAVLTALADLGGLDLPVADRPALAQRAENVYVGAPTGIMDQSASIRCEEGRALFLDCRSLAVEQIPFDLAAAGLAILIINSNAPHQHVDGEYGARRKSCEEAARILGVPALRDVTPDALDEALGKLDDDVMRRRVRHIVTENQRVLDTVELLRAGRIRDIGPLMTASHASMRDDFEITVPEIDVAVEAALAAGAYGARMTGGGFGGCVLALIDAADADTTTAAVERAYAERSFTAPTAWMATPGPGATRLP
- a CDS encoding SRPBCC family protein — encoded protein: MTQEDPTAVRRQVVINAPLEKAFAVFTDRFGDIKPPEHNLLQVPLAETVFEPKVGGHIYDRGTDGSECRWARILAFDPPNRVVFSWDIGPTWQIETDPDLTSEVEVTFTAETPDRTRVELEHRNLDRHGPGWQSLRDGVDDTEGWPLYLQRYVAAFEGL
- a CDS encoding ArsR/SmtB family transcription factor, with the protein product MATFKEHQGWEALGDPSRFAIVKCLAEGPRAVGEIADQLPISRQAVSQHLRVLKDAGLVADRAQGTRRVYRLNPAGVAALRDQLDTFWRRALDSYQSLAEDTTEEKP
- a CDS encoding glycoside hydrolase family 43 protein is translated as MVRRLAGILSLCLLAAGCSSSGGSGEPARPAEKEPPAVATFTNPVFTDNFPDPGAILVDGTWYAYGTNNAAANVPVLTSPDLVTWTGAGDVLPEVGKWAEAGNTWAPEVIAADGGYLLYYTARSRATNRQCIGVARATEPQGPFVDDADEPLICQADEGGSIDASPYADESGALWLHWKNDGNALGRPTHLYGSRLSKDGRTLEGKTVRLLTNDAAWEDHVIEAPQLVRHDGKLFLFYSANAFDKDVYAVGYAECDSPLGPCRKASENPILRTSPAAAGPGHSFLVTTPAGETWLLYHAWPPEAIGSVVPGRQLWLDRVDWIDGRPVVQGPTTDPQPVPR
- a CDS encoding family 43 glycosylhydrolase, giving the protein MRRFTAALAAVLLLLTPAPARANPVSASFADTFADPMVLRGDDGYWYAYGTTDPLREGEKVAHRIPTARSSDLTSWTYLGDAFTAGQRPAFAAENAVFWAPDVRRSGDHWIMYVTVTETTVAPGASAIGAATAPTPAGPWTFADEPVVAPRPSGDGGWLWTFDPAQLTTPDGRQYLYYGSYFGGIWVSELSADGLRITGTPTRVAIDNKFEGAYVVRRDGWYYLFASSANCCAGPTTGYSVSAGRSRSPRGPFTDRDGLRLDVSRAGGTPVIAPNGNRWVGTGHNGLITDLAGQDWLAYHAIDRADPYLDEPFGINERPMLLDRLDWIDGWPTVRAGAWASDRLVTEPVTRTPLQDRFDTLSARTWQVVDGRWAVADGRLRGQGTLVARKPLPGDLRVEADLRGPAGLTIDTLSVRAEHSTLVIRSGRRTVAQTHIAPSTSLRHLSVERRGGQVTAMLDSVRLDARVHGRGPGIVGLTATAEAEWDNLSAGRPADPVRRAVAVPQPGRALNAYSDDFRGTALGAGWSFVRPDAAATVSGGALRWPVQNADLTGDSNTAGVLLRDAPAGRWIAETKVTLDLGEDTVRNYQQAGIVAYAGDDEFARLSAVAIWNTRQVEFGHEIPYAGATSYGGTIVGAPGLTTTWLRLAHSIDPRNGEHEYRAGVSRDGRTWTWGGVWTLPADSAPRIGLVAHGGAEPPVTAAFDYLRFSRW
- a CDS encoding carbohydrate ABC transporter permease; its protein translation is MGRLRGIAWYTLLGGLSLVFIAPLVWMLTTSLKTAGEATRIPPSILPEDPTTGAYAELFGGNTQAPVLRWFLNSLLAASGQALLVLFVASTAAYALARMNFRGKNVIFAMIIGTLFIPIFTLIIPNFLIIDRLGWLDSLWALIVPGAASAFGVFFLRQFFQGLPQELEEAAVIEGANAWQIFTKVILPLSKPALATLAVISFLSNWNDFIWPVYVLFSPENYTLPPGLGQLQGAYSINYPVIMAGAALASIPVLILFVISQRYIIEGVSRSGLKG